A part of Desulfotomaculum nigrificans DSM 574 genomic DNA contains:
- the gyrB gene encoding DNA topoisomerase (ATP-hydrolyzing) subunit B has translation MDQQINKYSADQIQVLEGLEAVRRRPGMYIGSTSSRGLHHLVYEVVDNSIDEALAGFCNRISVVIHKDNSVTVEDNGRGIPVDLHPKVGKPAVEVVLTMLHAGGKFGGGGYKVSGGLHGVGVSVVNALSEKLEVEIKRNGNIYHQAYSRGVPVSELKIIGKSKSTGTKVTFKPDPEIFEETTFSLETLVQRLRELAYLNKGVKITIKDERKDPPVEQTFQFDGGIRDFVKHLNRNKQVLHSKPIYVTGEKEQIIVEIALQYNDTYNENILSFANNIHTVDGGTHEIGFKTALTRVVNDYGRNHNLLKNSDPNLSGEDIREGATVVISVKVREPQFEGQTKTKLGNSEVRGIVDSIFADGLATYLEENPTVGKRIIEKAITAARAREAARKARELTRRKSALDTMSLPGKLADCSEKDPSVSELYLVEGDSAGGSAKQGRDRRFQAILPLRGKILNVEKARMDKILANEEIRAMITALGCGIGQDFDISKARYHKIIIMTDADVDGAHIRTLLLTFFYRHMRPLIEAGYVYIAQPPLFRVRKGKLDSYVYSDHELEELLKRVGYDNVNIQRYKGLGEMNPEQLWETTMDPDTRTVLQVTLEDAIEADATFSMLMGDRVEPRRDFIQENAQYVRNLDI, from the coding sequence ATGGACCAACAGATTAATAAATATAGTGCGGACCAGATCCAAGTCCTGGAAGGACTGGAAGCAGTTAGACGCCGTCCAGGTATGTATATTGGCAGCACCAGTTCCAGAGGGCTGCATCACCTGGTGTATGAGGTGGTGGACAACAGTATTGACGAGGCCCTGGCCGGTTTTTGCAACCGCATAAGCGTGGTTATCCATAAAGATAATTCCGTTACCGTGGAGGATAACGGGCGGGGTATCCCGGTTGATTTGCACCCCAAGGTAGGCAAACCGGCGGTGGAAGTGGTTTTAACCATGCTGCACGCCGGGGGCAAATTTGGCGGTGGCGGCTATAAAGTTTCCGGTGGTTTGCACGGTGTTGGTGTATCCGTTGTAAATGCCTTGTCCGAAAAATTAGAAGTTGAGATCAAAAGAAACGGTAACATTTATCATCAAGCATATTCCCGGGGTGTGCCTGTTTCTGAATTAAAAATAATTGGCAAAAGCAAAAGCACCGGCACTAAGGTTACCTTTAAACCGGACCCGGAGATTTTTGAGGAAACAACCTTTAGTTTAGAAACCCTGGTGCAAAGATTAAGGGAACTGGCATATTTAAATAAAGGTGTTAAAATCACCATCAAGGATGAGAGAAAAGACCCCCCTGTAGAACAAACTTTTCAGTTTGATGGGGGAATTAGGGATTTTGTCAAGCACCTCAATAGGAATAAACAAGTCCTGCACAGTAAGCCAATTTATGTAACCGGGGAAAAGGAACAAATCATTGTTGAAATAGCCCTGCAATATAATGACACCTATAACGAAAATATTCTTTCCTTTGCCAACAACATTCATACGGTTGACGGTGGCACCCATGAAATAGGCTTTAAAACAGCCTTAACCAGGGTGGTTAACGATTATGGTCGAAACCACAACCTGCTAAAAAACAGCGATCCTAACTTGTCCGGGGAGGACATCAGGGAAGGGGCCACCGTTGTCATCAGTGTAAAGGTACGGGAACCCCAATTTGAGGGACAAACTAAAACAAAGCTAGGCAATAGTGAAGTTAGAGGAATTGTTGACTCTATTTTTGCCGATGGATTAGCCACTTATTTAGAAGAAAACCCCACGGTGGGTAAACGAATTATTGAAAAAGCCATTACTGCCGCCCGGGCCCGGGAAGCAGCCCGCAAGGCCAGGGAGCTTACCCGTAGAAAAAGTGCCTTGGATACCATGTCTTTGCCCGGCAAACTGGCTGACTGCTCCGAAAAGGACCCTAGTGTTTCGGAATTATACCTGGTGGAGGGTGATTCAGCCGGTGGGTCGGCTAAACAAGGTAGAGACAGGCGTTTTCAGGCTATCTTACCCTTACGGGGTAAAATTTTAAATGTGGAGAAGGCCAGGATGGATAAGATTCTGGCCAATGAAGAGATTCGCGCCATGATCACTGCTCTGGGCTGCGGTATTGGACAGGACTTTGACATTAGCAAGGCCCGGTATCATAAAATTATCATCATGACTGATGCCGATGTGGACGGGGCGCATATTCGCACCCTACTGCTGACCTTTTTCTACCGCCACATGCGGCCGTTAATTGAAGCAGGATATGTTTACATCGCCCAGCCTCCTTTGTTTAGAGTACGTAAAGGTAAACTTGATAGCTATGTATACAGTGACCACGAGCTAGAAGAATTATTAAAGAGAGTTGGCTACGATAACGTAAATATTCAACGTTATAAAGGTTTAGGTGAAATGAACCCCGAACAACTTTGGGAAACCACCATGGACCCTGATACCAGAACTGTGTTACAGGTAACCCTGGAGGATGCCATTGAGGCTGACGCCACCTTCTCTATGTTAATGGGCGACCGGGTGGAACCCCGCCGTGATTTCATCCAAGAAAATGCTCAATATGTGCGGAACCTGGATATATAA
- the rnpA gene encoding ribonuclease P protein component — protein sequence MSKFVPLKKNLDFKNIYQYGKSAANRYLVLYMHPNGSSIRRFGFSISKKVGNAVCRNRLRRLLKEICRLNLDRFPDGHDYVFIVRQPSFDQGYHQLEKHVWHVLGRLLN from the coding sequence ATGTCTAAGTTTGTTCCGTTGAAAAAAAATTTAGATTTTAAAAATATTTATCAATATGGTAAATCTGCTGCTAATCGTTATCTTGTGTTGTATATGCATCCTAATGGCAGTTCAATACGCAGGTTTGGATTTTCCATCAGTAAAAAGGTTGGTAATGCAGTTTGCCGTAATCGTTTACGCAGGTTATTAAAGGAGATTTGTCGCCTTAATTTGGATCGTTTTCCCGATGGACATGACTATGTTTTTATCGTTCGCCAACCTTCTTTTGATCAGGGATATCATCAGTTGGAAAAACACGTGTGGCATGTCTTGGGTAGATTATTAAATTAG
- the dnaA gene encoding chromosomal replication initiator protein DnaA, giving the protein MQSNIQAMWDQVLVLLEKQVNKHSFDTWLAKCKPVAFYDNTIIIEVPDHFSKGWLADRYAPIIKQAYEVIAHQEVSLQFILAGQELEQPNKAREKAQDETYINILNPRYTFDTFVIGNSNRFAHAASLAVAESPAKAYNPLFIYGGVGLGKTHLMHAIGHYILQNNPGLKVAYCTSEKFTNELINSIRDDQTEEFRNKYRSMDILLIDDIQFLEKKERTQEEFFHTFNTLYEANKQIIISSDRPPKEIATLEDRLRSRFEWGLITDIQSPDYETRVAILRKKAQLEGLSNIPDETIAFIADKIQSNIRELEGALIRVTAFSNLEKREATPALAAEVLKDVISPSKPKVITVPLIMQTVADFYGIRLEDLKAKKRTRSVAFPRQVAMYLTRELMDLSLPKIGEEFGGRDHTTVLHACDKIVADLASDPVLQETIKELRKRISE; this is encoded by the coding sequence ATGCAAAGTAATATTCAAGCCATGTGGGATCAAGTTCTGGTCCTTTTGGAAAAACAGGTTAATAAACATTCCTTTGACACATGGTTGGCCAAATGCAAACCGGTGGCATTTTATGACAATACCATCATTATAGAGGTACCGGACCATTTTTCTAAAGGTTGGCTGGCCGACCGTTATGCGCCTATTATTAAACAAGCATACGAGGTTATTGCCCATCAAGAAGTTTCCCTGCAATTTATCCTGGCGGGCCAAGAACTTGAACAACCAAATAAGGCGAGGGAAAAAGCCCAAGATGAAACTTACATTAATATATTAAATCCCAGATACACATTTGATACTTTCGTTATTGGTAACAGCAACCGTTTTGCCCATGCGGCATCCCTGGCCGTTGCCGAATCTCCGGCGAAAGCTTATAATCCTTTGTTTATATATGGGGGAGTGGGTTTAGGTAAAACCCACTTGATGCACGCCATCGGACATTACATTCTGCAAAATAACCCTGGTCTCAAGGTGGCCTACTGTACATCAGAAAAATTTACTAATGAACTGATTAACTCAATCAGAGATGACCAAACCGAAGAGTTCCGTAATAAATACCGTAGTATGGATATTCTTTTAATTGACGACATTCAATTCCTGGAGAAAAAGGAACGCACCCAGGAAGAATTTTTCCATACATTTAATACCCTGTATGAAGCCAATAAGCAAATAATTATCTCCAGTGACCGGCCGCCGAAGGAAATTGCCACTCTGGAGGACCGTTTACGTTCCCGTTTTGAATGGGGTTTAATCACAGATATTCAATCTCCTGACTATGAAACCAGGGTGGCAATTCTGCGTAAAAAAGCTCAATTAGAAGGTTTATCTAATATTCCAGATGAAACCATTGCCTTTATTGCTGATAAAATTCAATCCAACATTCGGGAACTGGAGGGAGCTCTAATCAGGGTAACCGCCTTTTCCAATTTGGAAAAACGAGAGGCTACTCCAGCCCTGGCGGCGGAAGTATTAAAAGATGTTATCTCACCAAGCAAACCTAAGGTAATTACGGTACCTCTAATTATGCAAACCGTGGCTGATTTTTATGGCATTCGCCTGGAGGATTTAAAAGCTAAAAAACGTACTCGTTCGGTGGCTTTCCCGCGCCAGGTAGCTATGTATTTAACCCGGGAATTAATGGATTTATCTTTACCCAAAATCGGTGAAGAATTTGGAGGCCGGGATCACACCACTGTTCTACATGCCTGTGACAAAATTGTTGCCGATCTGGCCAGTGACCCGGTTCTGCAGGAAACCATTAAAGAATTAAGAAAACGAATCAGTGAATAA
- a CDS encoding RNA-binding S4 domain-containing protein: protein MEKIKINNPIRLDQFLKWANVTGSGGQSKIMIQSGMVKVNGITETRRGKVLKANDTVEVDGAGIFQVVM from the coding sequence GTGGAAAAAATCAAAATTAACAACCCAATAAGACTGGATCAGTTTTTAAAATGGGCTAACGTTACAGGTTCCGGGGGTCAAAGCAAAATCATGATCCAATCGGGCATGGTTAAGGTGAACGGGATAACTGAAACACGACGCGGCAAAGTATTAAAAGCCAATGATACTGTGGAAGTGGATGGTGCCGGCATTTTTCAAGTTGTGATGTGA
- the rpmH gene encoding 50S ribosomal protein L34, giving the protein MKRTYQPKNRRHKKVHGFLKRMSTKSGRNVLKRRRLKGRKRLTA; this is encoded by the coding sequence TTGAAGCGAACCTACCAACCCAAAAATCGTAGACATAAAAAGGTTCATGGTTTTTTGAAACGGATGTCCACTAAATCCGGCCGCAATGTCCTAAAGAGAAGACGCTTAAAAGGTAGAAAACGTTTGACTGCATAG
- the recF gene encoding DNA replication/repair protein RecF (All proteins in this family for which functions are known are DNA-binding proteins that assist the filamentation of RecA onto DNA for the initiation of recombination or recombinational repair.), with the protein MRVENITLNNFRNYAKVSFKPHPSINIITGHNAQGKTNLLESIYYSLKGHSFRADRDRDVIKWQQETAVINTEIMVSSRQFLIQWLIKASGKKFRLNGTEVPRAELDQFGVVLFCPEDLYLVKGSPQERRRFLDLEVGPLHPGYSHACRQYARVLSQRNILLKEIRGRQANPDILDIWDEQLYRHGARVIFLRLQVLKKLIPVARSIHLELTNGLEQLQAKYLSSLVLDLSFSEEQIYQVFSQAAKQIRKLEIDRCQTLLGPHRDDISLAINGAEAKTFGSQGQQRTVTLSLKLSVLELWYREFGHYPVLLLDDVLFELDHNRQTMLLDKLQDKVQTFITTSFPGGIDNQIKQVGQVWRVHAGNLTG; encoded by the coding sequence TTGCGGGTAGAAAATATAACCCTGAACAACTTTCGTAATTATGCTAAGGTTTCCTTTAAGCCCCATCCCTCTATAAATATCATCACCGGACACAACGCCCAGGGTAAAACTAATCTGCTGGAATCAATTTATTATAGTTTAAAAGGCCACTCCTTCAGGGCTGACAGAGACCGGGATGTAATTAAATGGCAACAGGAAACTGCGGTTATCAATACTGAAATCATGGTTTCCTCCCGGCAGTTTTTAATTCAGTGGTTAATTAAAGCCAGTGGCAAAAAATTTCGCCTTAACGGTACCGAGGTACCCCGGGCGGAATTAGATCAATTTGGAGTGGTTTTGTTTTGTCCGGAGGACCTGTACTTGGTTAAAGGTTCGCCCCAGGAAAGGAGACGCTTTCTTGACCTGGAAGTAGGCCCCCTGCACCCGGGTTACAGTCATGCATGCCGACAATATGCCAGGGTATTGAGTCAAAGAAATATCCTGCTGAAGGAAATTAGGGGTCGGCAAGCGAACCCGGATATATTAGATATTTGGGATGAGCAGCTTTACCGCCATGGCGCCAGGGTAATTTTTTTGCGGCTGCAGGTTCTCAAAAAATTAATTCCGGTGGCCAGAAGCATTCATCTTGAACTAACAAACGGCTTAGAACAATTACAAGCTAAGTATTTATCTTCCCTGGTCTTAGATCTTAGCTTTAGCGAAGAACAAATTTACCAGGTTTTTTCCCAGGCGGCCAAACAAATTAGAAAGCTGGAAATAGACAGGTGTCAAACCTTGCTGGGACCCCACCGGGATGATATCTCACTGGCCATTAACGGCGCCGAGGCCAAAACCTTTGGCTCCCAGGGACAGCAACGGACAGTGACCTTATCTTTAAAACTGTCAGTCCTGGAACTGTGGTACCGAGAATTCGGTCATTACCCGGTTTTGTTACTGGATGATGTATTATTTGAACTGGATCATAACCGGCAAACCATGCTGTTAGATAAACTGCAGGACAAAGTGCAAACCTTTATTACCACCAGCTTCCCAGGGGGCATTGATAATCAGATCAAGCAGGTGGGACAAGTCTGGCGGGTACATGCCGGTAACCTTACAGGATAG
- the remB gene encoding extracellular matrix regulator RemB, which produces MFLHLGGDVVVLKKDIIAILDTRTKQSSITREFIDIAKDEGFIQSISNQEKEKSLVITTKEIYVSPISCTTLKKRSENILETQDEE; this is translated from the coding sequence ATGTTTTTACACTTGGGTGGAGATGTGGTAGTCCTAAAAAAAGACATTATTGCTATTCTAGATACCCGTACCAAACAGTCCAGTATTACCAGGGAATTTATTGATATTGCCAAGGATGAAGGGTTTATTCAATCGATATCCAATCAGGAAAAAGAAAAATCCTTGGTTATTACCACTAAGGAAATTTATGTATCTCCTATATCCTGTACTACCCTTAAAAAGAGATCGGAAAATATTTTAGAAACCCAGGACGAAGAGTAG
- the gyrA gene encoding DNA gyrase subunit A produces the protein MASLTGKVIPLDINNEMKNSYLDYAMSVIVGRALPDVRDGLKPVHRRILYSLHELGLTPDKPFRKSAGIVGKVMQDFHPHGDMAIYDSMVRLAQDFSSRYPLIEGHGNFGSIDGDPPAAMRYTEARMAKITLEMLADIDKETVDFAPNYDNRTKEPVILPAKIPNLLINGSSGIAVGMATNIPPHNIGEVIDGVIMMIDNPNVTPDELMKVIKGPDFPTGAKIMGRDGIRAAYRTGRGSIKIRAQATIETKNNGRSAIIVNEIPFQVNKAKLVEKIAELVKDKKIEGISDLRDESDRRGMRIVIELKKDANPNVILNQLYKFTQMQESFGIIMLALVNNQPKVLNLAQVLFYYLEHQKDVITRRTKYELKKAEARAHIVEGLRIALAHLDEVIKIIRESRTTEEAKQGLVTNFNLTEVQAEAIVEMRLRSLTGLEVEKLEKEYKDLLAKIDYLRSVLADEKKVLGIIKDELTEVKKKFADPRRTVISNEAAGDFDIEDLIDEEGMVVTITNQGYIKRISLDTYRSQRRGGKGITAMGTKEEDFVKHLFVASTHHYLLFFTNQGKAYRLKVHEIPEAGRTAKGTPLVNLLYISSGEYVTTVIPIKDFTEEAYLFMATKQGVVKKTNLSEYDTSRRDGINAINLDESDELVAVELTHGREEIILSTREGMAIRFPEEDVRPMGRTARGVKGITLTGDDSVVNMDVVKDGGDLLVVTANGYGKRTNLDEYRTQTRGGKGIINIKTSPRNGPVVGALVVKDDDEIMMISAEGIMIRLAAKDVSTFGRNTQGVTLMKVAENDHIVAVAKVAGEEHDEHEEESSEE, from the coding sequence ATGGCATCCCTTACTGGTAAGGTCATTCCTTTGGATATTAACAACGAAATGAAAAACTCATACCTGGATTATGCTATGAGTGTAATTGTCGGTCGTGCTTTACCGGATGTACGGGATGGCCTTAAACCTGTTCATAGAAGAATCCTTTATTCTTTGCATGAACTTGGGTTGACGCCGGATAAGCCCTTTAGAAAAAGTGCCGGTATCGTGGGTAAGGTAATGCAGGATTTCCACCCCCACGGTGACATGGCAATTTATGATTCAATGGTTAGGTTAGCCCAGGATTTTTCCAGCCGTTACCCGCTAATTGAAGGCCACGGTAACTTTGGTTCCATTGACGGTGACCCTCCGGCGGCCATGCGTTACACTGAGGCCAGGATGGCTAAGATTACCCTGGAGATGTTGGCCGACATCGACAAAGAAACAGTGGATTTTGCTCCTAACTATGATAACCGGACCAAAGAACCCGTTATCTTGCCTGCCAAAATTCCTAATTTGTTAATTAACGGTTCTTCCGGTATTGCTGTGGGTATGGCCACCAACATTCCGCCCCATAACATCGGTGAAGTTATTGACGGGGTTATCATGATGATTGATAATCCCAACGTCACCCCTGATGAATTGATGAAGGTGATCAAGGGGCCGGATTTTCCCACTGGAGCTAAAATTATGGGCCGCGATGGAATTCGTGCTGCTTATCGCACCGGCCGCGGCAGTATCAAGATTCGGGCGCAGGCTACTATTGAAACAAAGAATAACGGTAGATCAGCCATTATTGTCAACGAAATACCTTTTCAGGTGAACAAAGCTAAACTAGTTGAAAAGATTGCTGAACTGGTTAAGGATAAAAAAATCGAAGGTATATCCGACCTGCGGGATGAGTCTGACCGCCGGGGTATGAGGATTGTTATCGAACTGAAGAAAGATGCCAATCCCAATGTTATTTTAAATCAACTTTATAAATTTACCCAAATGCAAGAAAGCTTCGGCATCATTATGCTGGCTTTGGTGAATAACCAGCCAAAGGTATTAAACTTAGCTCAGGTTTTATTTTACTACTTGGAACACCAAAAGGATGTTATTACCCGGCGTACCAAGTATGAGCTAAAGAAAGCTGAAGCCAGGGCGCACATTGTGGAAGGGTTACGTATAGCCCTGGCCCACCTGGATGAAGTTATTAAAATTATCCGTGAATCCCGCACTACCGAAGAGGCCAAGCAAGGTTTAGTGACCAATTTCAACTTAACTGAAGTGCAAGCAGAGGCCATAGTGGAAATGCGCCTGCGCAGTTTGACCGGGTTGGAAGTTGAAAAGTTGGAAAAAGAATATAAAGACTTGTTGGCTAAAATAGATTATTTACGCTCGGTACTGGCTGATGAGAAAAAAGTTTTAGGGATTATTAAAGATGAGTTAACCGAAGTTAAGAAAAAATTTGCCGATCCCAGACGTACTGTCATTAGTAATGAGGCTGCCGGAGACTTTGACATTGAAGATCTGATTGATGAAGAAGGCATGGTGGTAACCATTACCAACCAGGGTTACATCAAGCGTATCTCTCTGGATACTTACCGCAGCCAAAGAAGAGGTGGCAAGGGCATCACGGCCATGGGCACCAAAGAAGAAGATTTTGTTAAACACCTCTTTGTTGCCTCAACCCACCATTACTTGCTGTTCTTTACTAACCAGGGTAAGGCATATCGGTTAAAGGTGCATGAAATACCGGAAGCAGGTCGCACCGCTAAAGGTACCCCGCTGGTAAACTTACTCTATATCTCTAGCGGCGAATATGTCACCACCGTGATTCCAATTAAGGACTTTACAGAAGAAGCATATCTATTTATGGCTACCAAACAAGGGGTGGTTAAAAAGACCAACCTTTCCGAGTATGACACATCCCGGCGTGACGGCATTAATGCCATAAACCTGGATGAGAGTGACGAACTGGTGGCGGTGGAGCTCACTCACGGTAGGGAAGAAATTATATTAAGCACCAGAGAAGGTATGGCCATTCGTTTTCCGGAAGAAGATGTGCGCCCCATGGGGCGGACAGCCCGGGGCGTGAAAGGCATAACCCTGACTGGTGACGACAGTGTAGTTAATATGGATGTGGTCAAGGATGGTGGCGATCTGCTGGTGGTAACCGCCAATGGTTACGGTAAGCGGACAAACCTGGATGAATACCGGACTCAAACGAGGGGCGGTAAAGGAATTATTAATATTAAAACCAGCCCACGCAATGGTCCGGTAGTAGGTGCGCTGGTGGTTAAAGATGATGATGAGATTATGATGATCAGTGCCGAAGGAATTATGATCCGGTTAGCCGCCAAGGATGTGTCCACCTTTGGCCGTAATACCCAGGGAGTTACCCTAATGAAGGTAGCGGAAAATGACCACATCGTGGCGGTGGCCAAGGTTGCCGGGGAGGAACATGATGAGCATGAAGAAGAAAGTTCAGAGGAATAA
- a CDS encoding methyltransferase: MPNLKNPVAPQELLAVAAALKVGIFDALYQKPATIDELARDLSLDRRALWTVKEALVDLGYLTESDVLKLTPESIDLFYNEESENYLGYAIIHTFNVIKSWTGLPEVLKSGHPLPRERDKQDIKGFMAAMKRSAKEVVTELVQICLAGLPREPKVLDIGGGPLNFARPFARAGAVVTVQDVPEVCSVMEKTLLPGEKIKFVPGDFTKGIVAGDFDLIFLGNICHIYGPKENKILFKRVFDSLVKGGRIAILDFVRGISPRAALFGINMLVNTETGGTWTMDEYTSWLKEAGFCDIGLHNLSVRQIITASKEN, encoded by the coding sequence ATGCCCAATTTAAAAAATCCTGTGGCTCCTCAAGAATTACTGGCAGTGGCGGCAGCTTTAAAGGTGGGTATTTTTGATGCTTTATATCAAAAGCCAGCAACCATAGATGAATTAGCCCGGGATCTCTCTTTAGATCGGCGAGCGTTATGGACAGTGAAAGAGGCGCTGGTGGACTTGGGTTATTTAACAGAATCAGATGTATTAAAGTTGACACCGGAATCCATTGATCTTTTCTACAACGAAGAAAGTGAAAATTACCTGGGTTATGCCATTATTCATACATTTAACGTGATTAAATCCTGGACCGGTTTACCCGAAGTTTTAAAATCAGGGCATCCTTTGCCACGGGAAAGGGATAAACAAGATATTAAAGGTTTTATGGCGGCCATGAAAAGGAGTGCCAAGGAAGTTGTCACTGAATTGGTGCAAATTTGTTTAGCCGGACTACCCCGGGAACCCAAAGTATTAGATATTGGGGGTGGCCCGTTAAACTTCGCCCGTCCCTTTGCCCGGGCCGGTGCTGTGGTCACCGTACAGGATGTACCTGAAGTATGTTCGGTAATGGAGAAAACGCTGTTACCGGGAGAAAAAATTAAATTTGTGCCGGGGGATTTTACCAAAGGCATTGTGGCCGGTGATTTTGATTTAATATTTTTGGGTAATATCTGCCATATCTATGGACCAAAGGAAAATAAAATTCTCTTTAAAAGAGTATTTGACTCCCTGGTCAAAGGCGGCCGGATAGCCATTCTGGATTTTGTCAGGGGTATTAGCCCCAGGGCAGCCCTGTTTGGCATTAACATGCTGGTTAATACCGAAACAGGCGGTACCTGGACTATGGATGAATATACTAGTTGGCTCAAAGAAGCAGGTTTTTGCGATATCGGGTTACATAATTTATCGGTTAGGCAGATTATTACCGCCAGCAAAGAAAATTAG
- the dnaN gene encoding DNA polymerase III subunit beta: protein MKIICTRQNLVQGVTTAQRGVSAKNPLPILSGILFIAKNNSLELHATDLEMGIQCTIPANVQEEGSIVLPARYLGEIVRRLPDAPIQIDATQDNNAIIRYGQSEITINGYDAQEFPVLPTPQGKGSLSIPEEDLKEILRQVLFATSTDENRPVFTGVLMENNNGCLRLVATDTHRLALREENIGNDIEDISVIIPGKALNELARVIGAPDRNVTISLGDNQVIFSMEDTRLVSRLIEGQFPNYRQVIPRGYKTRLRMRTKELLESVERASLLARVGSQIVRLAIEEEKVIITANTEVGRIHEEVPVFLDGETTAISFNAVYLIDALRAIGSDNIYLDLSGPLSPGILRPVEEDNYLSLVLPVRTS, encoded by the coding sequence ATGAAAATAATCTGCACCCGTCAGAACCTAGTTCAAGGAGTAACCACAGCCCAACGGGGTGTATCAGCCAAAAACCCCCTGCCAATTCTTTCGGGTATCTTATTTATAGCTAAAAATAACAGTTTAGAACTGCATGCCACAGATTTAGAAATGGGTATTCAATGTACCATACCCGCCAATGTCCAAGAAGAAGGATCAATAGTATTACCAGCCAGGTATCTGGGTGAAATTGTCAGAAGACTACCCGATGCACCCATCCAAATTGATGCCACCCAGGATAACAATGCGATAATCCGTTATGGACAGTCAGAAATTACCATTAATGGGTATGATGCCCAAGAGTTTCCGGTGCTTCCTACTCCCCAGGGTAAGGGTTCATTATCTATACCGGAGGAAGATTTAAAAGAAATACTCCGCCAGGTATTGTTTGCCACCTCTACTGATGAAAACCGCCCTGTTTTTACCGGAGTTCTCATGGAAAACAACAATGGATGCTTGCGATTGGTGGCCACTGACACCCACCGGTTGGCCTTAAGAGAGGAGAATATCGGTAACGATATTGAGGACATCAGCGTCATCATCCCTGGCAAAGCCCTTAATGAATTGGCCAGAGTAATTGGCGCCCCGGATCGTAATGTAACCATTTCACTGGGCGATAACCAGGTTATCTTCAGTATGGAAGATACCAGGTTAGTTTCTCGGTTAATTGAAGGACAATTTCCTAACTACCGTCAGGTAATTCCCCGGGGATACAAAACCCGTCTGCGTATGCGCACCAAAGAATTACTGGAATCGGTAGAAAGGGCCTCATTGTTGGCCAGGGTGGGTTCCCAAATTGTGCGTTTAGCCATTGAAGAGGAAAAAGTCATTATTACCGCCAATACAGAAGTAGGACGTATTCATGAAGAAGTTCCTGTTTTCCTGGATGGGGAAACAACGGCTATTTCCTTTAATGCCGTTTACTTGATTGATGCCTTAAGGGCAATTGGCAGCGATAACATTTATTTAGACCTGTCCGGGCCCCTAAGTCCCGGTATATTGCGTCCGGTGGAAGAGGATAATTACCTGTCGCTGGTGTTGCCGGTTCGTACATCCTAA